A DNA window from Phragmites australis chromosome 11, lpPhrAust1.1, whole genome shotgun sequence contains the following coding sequences:
- the LOC133884550 gene encoding uncharacterized protein LOC133884550 isoform X3, whose product MGLLILQLKTLAIYKMAGVHISSVKEQLYFTHLQISFSLSLSAIHSTHLHGSMNSRRDQLLPIPTQDCPSLQPREHTCISLPPRTSPTLMPTVPMAVPPRTSIDSLISFLHHHLRALLADPAALHAARRRSLALLAPPPRHRRYAHSSDEQDDAAVLAALHGAIDAFLLPASVDGDAACCLAGVEEALQAPALLPEHGETAGLDNRGVAACAYFYLALVRSAQGDAWQSAMHFLQAVAVSPAAVAAGDVERGLAPRALWEGLFDEAVLARAGGAGEEDAVRRAARRYKDWLMYYKVVAGAGSGGCLQLGRSGSSVVRRWPNFSEDRTTRSVDHEGMSTASTSHGAHDGFTELKDFLSIADEDYQEDTKGSYDSRCLHEMLEESQSDSPVSFYSHLDSSEESDSEVAQYNKGRSAKIMPIDADFSSATLHERSSHNKNLTWCTSPENAMIYAPESPMYHVNDHEMKPNYLQSNRSHGSLNNLSNSVLGLKSADSYSTSNYSAKDDMFPQCSPRNDLRCFSNFSTKFIKKSALSDLVSRGSMSRKFKTSATSENWSNASSLWGKDSQADFIERFEKAVSKLLVSDGLESCLDAGSEVTTIWQLLNNTSEIRHKSSVRQDILDQLLDSISTSKKDKVIRASVYVLLLMISEDRNVMRGIKRKDFHLSNLAIALKRDVHEAAILIYLLDPTPLEIKNLDLLPTLLHVACNSDAQKWPTLLPLTPTSASIALIEILVTAFDYVTNNVHLAALSSPPILSKLVDVAKNNNLEEGVALAAILVRCVRLNGNCKKFLSQATPVDPFLHLLRRKGQRAKCAALEYFHEILQIPRSSANCLLQEIRHQGGIAIMHTLMASLHQTELEHRVLAANLLLQLDMMEKSDGRSVFKDEAMEVLLDSLSSQKNSQVQALSASFLSNLGGTYSWSGESYTAAWLAKKAGLTSTSHRNTIRNIDWLDSCLQDTEISTWSSKSARAIIKIGVPVIGALAKGMQSKVKGTSHDCLVCAAWLGSELAALGENDVRYYACEILLHDIASHLHPGFELDERVLACMCLYNYTSGKGKQMLMSLSEGSRESLRRLSSFTWMAEELLQVTDYFLPNKLCSVYHVYIHKSWKLVNLAMVQQLL is encoded by the exons ATGGGGTTGCTCATCCTCCAATTGAAGACGCTAGCCATATATAAGATGGCTGGCGTGCACATATCAAGTGTGAAAGAACAACTCTACTTCACACATTTACaaatctctttctctctctctctctctgcaatCCACTCCACTCATCTCCATGGCTCCATGAACTCAAGAAGGGATCAGTTGCTCCCCATACCTACCCAAGATTGCCCAAGTCTGCAACCACGGGAGCATACGTGTATCTCTCTCCCTCCAAGAACGTCTCCTACATTAATGCCGACGGTGCCAATGGCGGTGCCGCCGCGCACCTCCATCgactccctcatctccttcctccaccaccacctccgcgCGCTCCTCGCCGACCCCGCCGCGCTCCACGCCGCGCGCCGACGCAGCCTCGCGCTGCTCGCTCCTCCCCCGCGCCACCGCCGCTATGCTCACTCCTCCGACGAGCAGGACGACGCCGCCGTCCTCGCAGCGCTCCACGGCGCCATCGACGCGTTCCTCCTCCCGGCCTCCGTCGACGGCGACGCGGCCTGCTGCCTCGCGGGCGTAGAGGAGGCGCTGCAGGCACCGGCGCTGctgccggagcacggcgagacGGCGGGGCTGGACAACCGCGGCGTCGCGGCGTGCGCCTACTTCTACCTGGCGCTCGTGCGGTCCGCGCAGGGGGACGCGTGGCAGAGTGCCATGCACTTCCTGCAGGCCGTCGCCGTGTCCCCCGCCGCGGTGGCCGCCGGGGACGTCGAGCGCGGGCTCGCGCCGCGCGCGCTCTGGGAGGGGCTGTTCGACGAGGCCGTCCTCGCCAGGGCTGGTGGCGCCGGCGAGGAGGACGCGGTGCGGCGCGCGGCCAGGCGGTACAAGGACTGGCTCATGTACTACAAGGTGGTGGCCGGCGCGGGAAGTGGCGG GTGTCTTCAGTTAGGAAGATCGGGAAGCTCTGTCGTTCGGCGATGGCCGAATTTTTCAGAG GATAGGACAACCCGATCGGTTGATCATGAAGGAATGAGCACAGCCTCCACATCGCACGGTGCTCATGATGGTTTCACTGAGCTGAAGGATTTTCTCAGCATTGCAGATGAAGATTATCAGGAAGATACCAAAGGGAGCTATGACAGCAGGTGCCTCCATGAGATGCTTGAGGAGTCCCAGTCTGATTCGCCTGTTTCCTTCTACTCACATCTTGATTCTAGTGAAGAAAGTGACAGTGAG GTAGCTCAATATAACAAAGGCAGGTCAGCAAAGATCATGCCAATCGACGCAGATTTCTCGTCAGCTACACTCCATGAAAG ATCAAGCCACAACAAGAATCTTACATGGTGCACATCTCCTGAAAATGCGATGATATATGCTCCGGAATCTCCTATGTACCACGTCAATGACCACGAGATGAAACCAAACTACTTGCAGTCAAACAGATCACACGGCTCACTGAATAATCTGTCAAATTCGGTCCTAGGATTGAAGAGCGCAGATTCATACTCCACATCCAACTATTCCGCCAAGGATGACATGTTTCCACAATGCTCACCACGGAATGATCTCAGATGCTTCAGCAACTTCTCAACCAAATTCATCAAGAAAAGTGCTCTGTCCGACCTAGTTTCCAGAGGAAGCATGAGCAGGAAATTCAAGACTTCCGCAACCAGTGAGAACTGGAGCAACGCCAGCTCGCTCTGGGGGAAAGACAGTCAGGCAGATTTTATTGAAAGGTTTGAGAAGGCGGTATCGAAACTATTGGTTTCAGATGGACTAGAAAGCTGCCTAGATGCTGGCTCTGAGGTCACAACTATATGGCAGTTACTGAATAACACTTCTGAGATCAGACACAAATCATCAGTAAGGCAAGACATCCTTGACCAATTGCTTGATAGCATTTCCACGTCTAAAAAGGATAAAGTGATCAGGGCATCAGTATATGTACTGCTGCTTATGATATCTGAAGATAGGAATGTAATGAGAGGCATCAAGAGGAAGGACTTTCATTTATCCAATTTAGCCATTGCGTTGAAAAGAGATGTGCATGAAGCAGCCATTCTGATATATTTGTTGGATCCTACACCTTTAGAGATAAAAAACTTGGATCTGTTACCCACTCTTCTACATGTTGCCTGTAACTCAGATGCCCAAAAATGGCCTACATTGCTTCCACTGACACCGACATCAGCATCAATTGCtctcattgagatcttagtgacgGCATTTGACTATGTAACAAACAATGTCCACTTGGCTGCCCTCAGCTCTCCTCCTATTCTGTCTAAACTTGTTGATGTTGCGAAGAACAACAACTTGGAAGAAGGTGTGGCCCTGGCAGCTATTCTCGTCAGGTGTGTTCGACTCAATGGTAACTGCAAAAAGTTCTTGTCACAGGCTACTCCAGTGGACCCATTCCTTCACCTTCTCAGACGAAAAGGGCAACGTGCCAAGTGCGCTGCACTTGAATATTTCCATGAGATTCTTCAGATTCCCCG GTCCTCGGCAAACTGTCTGCTGCAAGAAATACGACATCAAGGAGGCATTGCTATTATGCACACATTGATGGCCAGCCTCCATCAAACTGAACTTGAACACCGAGTTTTGGCAGCTAACCTTCTCCTGCAGTTGGATATGATG GAAAAATCAGATGGCAGGAGTGTGTTCAAAGATGAAGCAATGGAAGTCCTATTGGACTCTTTATCATCTCAAAAAAACAGTCAAGTGCAGGCATTATCAGCAtcatttctttcaaaccttggaGGGACTTATTCCTGGTCAGGAGAATCATATACTGCTGCATGGCTTGCAAAGAAAGCAGGTCTCACATCAACATCTCATAGAAATACAATCAGGAACATTGACTGGCTTGATTCTTGCTTGCAG GATACAGAAATAAGCACATGGAGCAGTAAATCCGCACGTGCAATTATTAAAATAGGAGTACCAGTTATCGGCGCTTTAGCCAAAGGAATGCAAAGCAAGGTGAAGGGAACCTCACATGATTGCCTCGTATGCGCTGCATGGCTCGGAAGCGAGCTGGCTGCCCTTGGTGAAAATGACGTTAGATATTATGCTTGTGAGATCTTGTTACATGACATAGCAAGTCACCTGCATCCAGGATTTGAGCTTGATGAAAGGGTTCTAGCATGCATGTGTCTCTATAACTACACCTCTGGAAAAG GAAAACAAATGTTGATGAGCTTGTCAGAGGGTTCCCGAGAATCTCTTAGGAGGCTGTCATCATTCACATGGATGGCTGAGGAGTTACTTCAAGTTACAGATTATTTTCTTCCCAACAAGCTA TGCAGCGTGTATCATGTGTACATACACAAATCCTGGAAATTGGTCAACCTGGCAATGGTGCAGCAACTGCTATAG